CGCATAGAACGCGTTTCTGCTCTACATATGGGCGTGGGCTCTGGTTTGTCTACGCCCGTCACGTTCTCGTTCCTCGTTTCCATAATGCAAtagcatgcatacaaacatctGTAGCTCTTGGAATTTGCTGTGTTAacgagacagacaaataaatctGCGGAACAAGTAGATGCATCTTGTCTCTCTCTGAGTGTAATACCATCTACCATAATttggcatgcatgcatgcatatccACCACGTCTAGATCTCTTCTAATATTTTCAAATATTTGTGGATTGTTTCTTTCTCGTCTAGCGCTATCTCAAAGACTACAATGCTCTTTATGAAGAAATGAAGTCATTTGGGGTGGCTGTGTTGGCTGTCACATCGGAATCGCAGGAAGAAGCCAACTCGGCAGCCACCAAATGGGAGCTGCAGTATAAAGTATATGGTGATCCACATCACAAACTGGCTAAATACTTGAAGGAGAGAGGTCTTCTAGATGTGGTCGTAACACCAAGAGAAAGGTATCTGAGTGGCATGGCACAGCCAGGTATTAAtcaattagtaattaattaattaattaactaattactaAGAGTATGTCTGGCTATAGCTGGTTTGACTACAACCTCTGAAGGTGAAATTATCCACTCATTTGTTATCACACCAGGACTGGTCGGTGGCATGATGCATGATTTCTATACAAagttgttaatatcaatttatgcAGAGTAACCTCTATGGAGCCACTGGACGACCAAACCCTAAGGAAGTGTTCCAACTGATTAAAGCCAAATTAGGTGGTTCGACAGTCAAAGTGAGAAAGCCTTCAAAATATGGCCTTTTCAAGTTTGAATTGTAATACACACAGTCGTATGACTATACTGGAACATGG
This window of the Corticium candelabrum chromosome 17, ooCorCand1.1, whole genome shotgun sequence genome carries:
- the LOC134193353 gene encoding uncharacterized protein LOC134193353, which translates into the protein MKSFGVAVLAVTSESQEEANSAATKWELQYKVYGDPHHKLAKYLKERGLLDVVVTPRERYLSGMAQPAGLTTTSEGEIIHSFVITPGLSNLYGATGRPNPKEVFQLIKAKLGGSTVKVRKPSKYGLFKFEL